Proteins found in one Candidatus Hydrogenedentota bacterium genomic segment:
- a CDS encoding NfeD family protein produces the protein MFRRIAIVLALGALYPLAIAQEEAPSGGERDNRYVVICTLDGEVDEAMAVFVERVADYAEGAEGAVFIIETPGGRVDTGLEITKSIQHAGKFCPTIAYVTDGFSATSAGALVAFACKHIVMTPGGTIGAASPILITPEGPLPGDEKTVSFLRAKFGALAEANGHNPDIAMAMVDKDIELRAFKIDGKVIVKAVDEDTRSRTSQKEDALDDFIDTIDEQMPLPEGVKDAAKEFMRKATGAGTDAGNEEKDAGPAGQQAPDATPSQDDVEKYGGPGDVLENYPPEGKLVVARGKLLTLKASEAKEYGLIPDTFDDLEHVLSFFKLNEYQRFEYEMTWSEIIFRWLTNPTVSSILLLLGVGGLYVEMKTPGFGVPGIVGITCLVLFFGSRAVLGLADWIDIGLVVIGVGLILLEIFVIPGFGIAGVAGILCVLAGFVLSFVLNDWQLPQYSWDYERLEEAAYSLALSMALFLVFVAVTWKILPYTPIYGRLVLADQQLAEAGYVAQTDQEEDAAIGLEGVALTMLRPAGRGRFGDRNLHVVSRGEFIKPDTPIVITQAEGNRYVVEPLKREEDNAPEEKKSPWISGS, from the coding sequence ATGTTTAGACGGATCGCCATCGTGCTCGCCCTCGGAGCACTCTATCCTCTTGCCATTGCGCAAGAAGAAGCGCCTTCCGGAGGGGAGCGTGACAACCGGTACGTCGTCATATGCACACTCGACGGCGAGGTGGACGAAGCGATGGCCGTCTTTGTTGAGCGCGTCGCCGACTACGCCGAGGGCGCCGAGGGGGCGGTATTCATCATCGAGACCCCCGGGGGGCGCGTCGATACGGGCCTCGAGATAACCAAATCCATCCAGCATGCTGGCAAATTCTGCCCCACAATCGCCTATGTAACCGACGGGTTCAGCGCGACTTCCGCGGGAGCGCTGGTGGCGTTCGCGTGCAAACACATTGTTATGACGCCGGGCGGGACGATCGGGGCCGCCTCGCCCATTCTCATCACCCCGGAAGGGCCTCTGCCTGGCGACGAGAAGACGGTTTCTTTTCTGCGGGCAAAGTTCGGCGCTCTCGCCGAGGCAAACGGGCACAATCCCGACATTGCCATGGCGATGGTGGACAAGGACATCGAGCTGCGGGCGTTCAAGATTGACGGCAAGGTTATTGTCAAAGCGGTGGATGAGGACACGCGTTCACGGACAAGCCAAAAGGAAGACGCGCTCGATGATTTCATCGACACGATCGACGAACAAATGCCCTTGCCGGAAGGTGTAAAAGACGCCGCCAAAGAATTTATGCGCAAGGCCACAGGCGCCGGCACCGATGCCGGCAACGAAGAGAAAGATGCCGGGCCGGCCGGGCAACAAGCCCCAGACGCGACCCCATCACAGGACGACGTCGAGAAGTACGGGGGGCCGGGAGATGTTCTCGAAAACTATCCTCCTGAGGGGAAGCTCGTGGTCGCGCGGGGCAAGCTCCTCACGTTGAAAGCGTCGGAGGCCAAAGAGTACGGGCTTATACCCGACACGTTTGATGATCTCGAGCACGTGCTGTCGTTTTTCAAGCTGAACGAGTATCAGCGTTTCGAGTATGAGATGACGTGGTCAGAAATCATTTTCCGGTGGTTGACGAACCCCACGGTCAGCAGCATCCTTCTTCTTCTTGGCGTGGGCGGGTTGTACGTGGAAATGAAGACGCCCGGATTCGGCGTTCCGGGTATCGTCGGGATCACGTGCCTTGTCCTGTTCTTTGGCTCGAGGGCAGTGCTCGGACTGGCGGACTGGATTGACATCGGTCTCGTCGTCATTGGGGTGGGGCTGATTCTCCTCGAGATTTTCGTTATCCCGGGTTTCGGCATCGCGGGGGTGGCGGGTATCCTTTGTGTGCTGGCGGGGTTCGTGCTGTCATTCGTTCTCAATGACTGGCAGTTGCCCCAGTATAGTTGGGATTATGAGCGCCTCGAGGAAGCAGCGTATTCGCTCGCGCTGTCCATGGCCCTGTTTCTGGTGTTCGTGGCAGTGACGTGGAAGATTCTGCCGTATACGCCTATTTACGGCCGTTTGGTGCTCGCGGATCAACAGCTGGCCGAGGCGGGCTACGTGGCCCAGACCGATCAGGAAGAAGATGCGGCTATTGGACTTGAGGGCGTGGCGCTCACCATGCTGCGTCCGGCGGGCCGGGGGCGGTTTGGCGACAGGAACCTGCACGTGGTCAGCCGCGGGGAATTCATCAAACCGGATACCCCCATTGTGATTACCCAGGCGGAAGGCAACCGGTACGTGGTTGAGCCGCTCAAACGGGAAGAGGATAATGCGCCCGAGGAGAAGAAGAGTCCATGGATAAGCGGCAGCTGA
- a CDS encoding NfeD family protein — MIWWVLILFVAGATLITVEFVVPGGICGSAGGLMIIGSTVLGCYHYPDYWLPILMLEFLGTIASVILGMYLLPRSPFGKLLILGNTQKAEEGWVNEKSDTGLIGKVGKVVTPLRPVGTVEFGTERLQAVSEGSFIDRDAVVRVIEVHGNRIVVEPVEQAEETASA, encoded by the coding sequence ATGATCTGGTGGGTACTGATTTTGTTTGTAGCGGGCGCGACGCTCATCACGGTGGAGTTTGTCGTTCCGGGGGGGATATGCGGTTCGGCCGGAGGTCTCATGATTATCGGGAGTACCGTTCTCGGATGTTACCACTATCCCGATTACTGGCTTCCCATCCTGATGCTCGAGTTTCTGGGTACCATCGCCAGCGTCATTCTCGGAATGTACCTGTTGCCGCGGTCGCCGTTTGGCAAGCTCCTGATTCTCGGCAACACGCAGAAGGCCGAGGAGGGCTGGGTCAATGAGAAGAGCGACACCGGATTGATCGGCAAAGTCGGCAAAGTCGTGACGCCCCTGCGCCCTGTCGGAACCGTCGAGTTCGGCACGGAGCGTTTGCAGGCCGTTTCGGAAGGCTCGTTTATCGACCGCGACGCCGTAGTTCGGGTCATCGAGGTTCACGGAAACCGGATTGTTGTTGAGCCGGTGGAGCAAGCGGAGGAGACCGCGAGCGCGTGA
- the floA gene encoding flotillin-like protein FloA (flotillin-like protein involved in membrane lipid rafts), which produces MPTSIIMWGAAIFLGVIALIFFAIFVKFIGLWIRAFASGAHVSVPSLLGMWLRKVNASVIVDSRIMAVKAGLGISTNDLETHYLAGGNIVRVVQALIAANKANIQLSFQKATAIDLAGRDVLDAVQTSVKPKVIDCPDPTKGTPTVAAVAMDGIELKTKARVTVRTNINTLIGGATEETIIARVGEGIVTTIGSAESHKKVLENPDSISKVVLARGLDAGTAFEILSIDIADVDVGQNIGAQLQTMQAEADKNIAQARAEERRAMAQAREQEMRAQVVEMRARVVQAEAEVPKAIAEAFRTGNLGIMDYYRMRNIMADTDMRQSISGMEGKKDDKQT; this is translated from the coding sequence ATGCCAACATCGATAATAATGTGGGGTGCGGCGATATTCCTGGGGGTCATCGCGCTGATCTTTTTCGCCATTTTCGTCAAGTTTATCGGGCTGTGGATACGGGCGTTCGCGTCGGGGGCGCACGTGAGTGTTCCAAGCCTCTTGGGAATGTGGCTTCGCAAGGTGAATGCGTCGGTTATCGTTGACAGCCGGATCATGGCGGTCAAGGCGGGGCTCGGGATCTCGACGAACGACCTCGAAACGCACTATCTCGCGGGCGGCAACATCGTGCGCGTCGTTCAGGCGCTTATTGCCGCGAACAAGGCCAACATTCAATTGAGTTTTCAGAAGGCCACGGCCATCGATTTGGCGGGACGCGACGTGCTCGACGCGGTGCAGACCTCGGTCAAGCCGAAGGTGATCGATTGCCCTGACCCCACCAAAGGCACCCCCACCGTCGCGGCCGTCGCCATGGACGGGATTGAGTTGAAAACCAAGGCGCGCGTGACGGTGCGCACGAACATCAACACCTTGATCGGCGGCGCGACCGAGGAGACCATCATCGCGCGCGTCGGCGAAGGCATCGTGACTACCATCGGTTCGGCCGAGTCGCACAAGAAGGTTCTCGAGAACCCCGACTCGATCTCAAAAGTGGTGTTGGCGCGCGGCCTGGACGCGGGCACGGCCTTCGAGATTCTGTCGATCGATATTGCCGACGTAGACGTTGGCCAGAACATCGGCGCCCAACTGCAGACGATGCAGGCTGAGGCCGACAAGAACATCGCCCAGGCCCGCGCCGAAGAACGCCGGGCCATGGCGCAGGCGCGCGAACAGGAAATGCGCGCGCAGGTGGTCGAGATGCGGGCCCGCGTGGTGCAGGCAGAGGCGGAAGTGCCCAAGGCTATCGCGGAAGCGTTCCGGACGGGCAACCTCGGCATCATGGACTACTATCGCATGAGGAACATCATGGCGGATACGGATATGCGCCAGTCCATCTCCGGTATGGAAGGCAAGAAGGACGACAAGCAGACCTGA
- a CDS encoding helicase-associated domain-containing protein produces the protein MEAQRAKPLIVQSDRSILLETDGPRFEDARDAVAPFAELIKSPEHIHTYRVTPLSLWNAAAAGMSADEMIAHLKEYSKYEVPENILFEIRDTVSRYGRLRLCRREDGMLVLESSDALLVLQLKRQKSLQQFIEGVENGRRLVVKPLERGNLKCALIKLGFPVEDLAGYVEGAPLQFELRDRTLGGKDFSLRKYQVEAVDAFYAGGSNRGGSGAIVLPCGAGKTVVGIGAMHRLQTQTLVLTTNTVALRQWIGELLDKTTLEKEQIGEYSGEAKEIRPVTMATYQVLTYRRSKEGEFEHFGLFDQGNWGLVIYDEVHLLPAPVFRATATLQARRRLGLTATLVREDAREDDVFSLIGPKKYDVPWKVLEKQGWIAAAACTEVRIPLPDDERYRYAVSDKRGKFRIASTNPIKASICRTLVERHRGDNILIIGQYLDQLRALAKTMKAPLITGQTANKKREALYEAFRKGEQKLLVVSKVANFAIDLPDANVAVQVSGTFGSRQEEAQRLGRILRPKEDGSIAHFYSLVSRDTCDQDFSVKRQLFLTEQGYHYEIKDYEEL, from the coding sequence ATGGAAGCCCAACGCGCTAAGCCACTTATCGTGCAATCCGACCGTTCCATTCTGCTTGAGACGGACGGTCCCCGCTTCGAGGACGCCCGGGACGCGGTCGCCCCGTTTGCTGAACTCATCAAGTCTCCCGAGCATATCCATACGTACCGCGTAACCCCGCTCTCCCTTTGGAACGCCGCCGCCGCCGGCATGTCCGCCGACGAGATGATCGCCCACCTCAAGGAATACAGCAAGTACGAGGTGCCCGAGAATATCCTGTTCGAGATCCGCGACACGGTGTCACGATACGGCCGCCTGAGACTCTGCAGACGCGAAGACGGCATGCTGGTGCTCGAGTCAAGCGACGCGCTGCTGGTCTTGCAGTTGAAACGGCAGAAATCGTTACAGCAATTCATCGAGGGCGTCGAGAACGGACGCCGCTTGGTTGTGAAGCCGCTGGAACGCGGCAACCTGAAATGCGCACTGATCAAACTCGGATTCCCGGTCGAAGATCTCGCGGGCTATGTTGAAGGAGCGCCACTGCAATTCGAGTTGCGCGACAGGACCCTCGGTGGCAAGGACTTCTCGCTTCGGAAGTACCAGGTCGAGGCCGTGGACGCGTTCTACGCGGGCGGGTCGAACCGCGGGGGGAGCGGCGCCATCGTGCTGCCCTGTGGCGCGGGAAAGACGGTCGTGGGCATCGGAGCCATGCACCGCCTGCAAACCCAGACGCTTGTCTTGACAACTAACACCGTCGCACTGCGCCAGTGGATTGGCGAACTGCTCGACAAGACCACGCTCGAAAAAGAGCAGATCGGGGAGTACAGCGGCGAAGCGAAGGAAATCCGTCCCGTAACCATGGCGACGTACCAGGTGCTGACGTATCGCCGCTCGAAGGAGGGGGAATTCGAGCACTTCGGCCTGTTTGACCAAGGCAATTGGGGGCTGGTGATATACGATGAGGTGCACCTGCTGCCCGCGCCGGTGTTTCGGGCGACGGCTACCTTGCAGGCGCGGCGCCGGCTCGGGCTTACTGCTACGCTGGTGCGCGAGGACGCCCGCGAGGACGACGTGTTCAGCCTGATAGGGCCCAAGAAATACGATGTGCCCTGGAAAGTTCTCGAGAAGCAAGGGTGGATCGCCGCGGCGGCATGCACCGAAGTGCGCATCCCCCTTCCCGATGACGAGCGGTACCGGTACGCGGTCTCCGATAAACGCGGCAAGTTTCGGATAGCCTCGACGAACCCGATCAAGGCGAGCATCTGCCGGACCCTCGTGGAGCGGCACCGGGGAGACAACATCCTTATTATCGGGCAGTATTTGGACCAGTTGCGGGCGCTCGCGAAGACCATGAAGGCGCCCCTCATCACCGGGCAAACGGCGAACAAGAAGCGCGAAGCGTTGTATGAAGCCTTCAGGAAGGGCGAGCAGAAGCTCCTGGTCGTGTCGAAAGTGGCCAACTTCGCCATTGACCTGCCCGACGCCAACGTGGCGGTTCAGGTGTCGGGGACGTTCGGCTCGCGGCAGGAGGAAGCACAGCGCCTGGGCCGGATCCTGCGGCCCAAAGAAGATGGTTCGATCGCGCATTTCTATTCGCTGGTTTCCCGGGATACCTGCGACCAGGATTTCAGCGTGAAACGCCAGCTGTTTCTCACGGAACAGGGCTACCATTACGAGATCAAAGACTACGAGGAGCTGTAA
- a CDS encoding PD-(D/E)XK nuclease family protein, translating into MAIVEVLAGTQSSARTEKLDRILRQHLGHALLLTPTHQSARKRQEELLLAADVPGAWGRPVLTLQSFAETIVQDAEPQSVGLSELERRLMLQGALSSLRRAGKLEAAGPGSQTEGFLHHLLRVIENLKQAAIEPEEFIERIQRRPHPSPLDSVVALAYQAYQAALIEHCAYDLIGVYWQAHLVLEAGRAVPLLNGVDLVAFDGFDDFTESEFRLITALGKRVGRMVFAMRADMSPGAADLYELQRRTVARIEKLLGTRPECLASRPPVTYSEHASSYLLWRGETPPVNGLTRNLEVVPCSGVTEEVETVGRAIKTLILDGTPPAEIAIVYREMGEVWDTLRSMAREFQIPLRLYGGERLAASSVCAFVLDALDASAAWRHGEIVELLISPWMDTDGAEQTLAGAIPVVCRLAGIVAGSAHWQQRLQRLREDLVRDSGERDRETAQYKRRNPRAVEAVDAAIARVRRFAGALSGVPVTSTIREFSRAAAEFAGAMQLGAAVRACASESVRARETAALESFEEMLGRLSGSMFGGEEELSRADFARFLRQACASHGFHVTPTPRERQGVRCLDMQSLRGLRFQYVFFGGVNEGVTPTAPGVNAVYSEDDVKELRALDIPLELQEFRVERDLTWFHHVLEAPREKIWLLWRTATPEGKPLLRSPFLNDVLRLFPGENIERAPLRAGQYYPPLSDAASTRDALNNVFATKSKLPELLAARFVCVTRGADIEKRRYSSAPFDASDGVLAEVRNKEIAAATYGEDHVFSATELEIYRTCPFKFFALRMLRLMQVERPDTSFDRIELGIVVHRVLEEFHRRYEGVPLGGIPPREAAETMRALVESVFDERKGRMITVPEGIAAAERLSLHERLQQYLEIEREEESAWRPSQFEAVFGQENCPYQPLPIQTEAGLLRMCGRIDRIDAGDGGFRVIDYKTGSLPKAEFVKQGVSLQLVVYALALEKVIAPGATCVEGLLLKVGTRDKQRIREDGRTTWEHAKEGFLSGVTAALRGIRGGWFPPTPQPDVCAYCDARRMCRIDSSRIERKLENAG; encoded by the coding sequence ATGGCGATCGTCGAAGTGCTCGCAGGAACACAGTCTTCAGCGCGCACAGAGAAACTGGATCGCATACTTCGCCAGCACCTTGGACACGCGCTCCTGCTGACGCCCACCCACCAATCCGCCCGGAAGCGTCAAGAAGAATTGTTGCTCGCGGCGGACGTGCCTGGAGCGTGGGGGAGACCCGTTCTCACGCTCCAGTCGTTTGCCGAAACTATCGTGCAGGACGCCGAGCCCCAATCGGTGGGGTTGAGCGAACTCGAGCGGCGGCTGATGTTGCAGGGGGCTTTGAGCAGTCTTCGCAGAGCGGGGAAACTCGAGGCGGCCGGCCCCGGCAGCCAGACCGAGGGTTTTCTTCATCATCTCCTGCGGGTAATCGAGAATCTGAAACAGGCCGCCATCGAGCCGGAGGAATTCATTGAGCGCATTCAACGCAGGCCGCACCCGAGCCCCCTGGATTCGGTTGTCGCTCTGGCGTACCAGGCCTATCAAGCCGCCCTCATCGAACACTGTGCCTACGACCTCATCGGCGTCTATTGGCAGGCCCATCTTGTTCTCGAGGCGGGCCGGGCCGTGCCGCTGCTGAACGGCGTGGACCTCGTAGCGTTCGATGGGTTCGACGATTTCACCGAATCCGAGTTCCGGCTCATCACGGCGCTCGGAAAGCGGGTAGGCCGTATGGTGTTTGCGATGCGCGCGGACATGTCTCCCGGGGCCGCCGACCTGTACGAGCTTCAACGGCGGACGGTGGCGCGGATTGAGAAGCTCTTGGGCACGCGGCCAGAGTGCCTGGCGTCGCGTCCCCCCGTTACATACAGCGAACACGCGTCCTCATATCTTCTGTGGCGCGGCGAAACGCCTCCGGTAAATGGCTTGACCCGTAACCTCGAGGTTGTGCCTTGCTCGGGCGTGACCGAAGAAGTCGAAACGGTCGGTCGGGCTATCAAGACGTTGATCCTCGATGGGACGCCCCCAGCGGAGATAGCCATTGTATACCGGGAGATGGGCGAGGTCTGGGATACGCTGCGGTCGATGGCGCGCGAGTTTCAGATACCGCTCCGCCTCTACGGGGGAGAACGGCTCGCGGCAAGTTCGGTATGCGCGTTTGTGCTGGACGCTTTGGATGCCTCGGCCGCTTGGCGGCATGGCGAGATTGTCGAACTGCTCATCTCCCCCTGGATGGACACGGACGGGGCTGAGCAGACGCTTGCGGGGGCCATTCCGGTGGTTTGCCGGCTCGCGGGGATTGTGGCCGGAAGTGCGCACTGGCAACAACGGTTGCAGCGGCTGCGCGAGGATCTCGTGCGGGATTCGGGTGAGCGCGACCGCGAGACCGCGCAATACAAGCGGCGCAACCCTCGCGCTGTCGAGGCCGTTGACGCGGCCATTGCACGCGTTCGACGTTTCGCGGGCGCGCTCTCCGGGGTTCCGGTAACGTCCACTATTCGGGAGTTCAGCCGGGCGGCTGCCGAATTCGCCGGGGCGATGCAGCTCGGTGCGGCGGTGCGGGCGTGTGCTTCAGAATCGGTGCGGGCGCGGGAAACCGCCGCGCTCGAATCGTTCGAAGAGATGCTGGGACGCCTCAGCGGCAGCATGTTTGGCGGCGAGGAAGAGTTGTCGCGCGCGGACTTTGCACGATTTCTGCGGCAGGCCTGCGCTTCGCACGGCTTCCATGTCACCCCAACGCCACGGGAGAGGCAAGGGGTACGGTGCCTCGACATGCAGAGCCTTCGAGGGTTGCGGTTCCAGTACGTGTTTTTCGGCGGGGTAAACGAAGGCGTGACGCCGACCGCGCCGGGTGTGAACGCGGTGTATTCTGAGGACGATGTCAAGGAACTGCGGGCGCTGGACATTCCCCTCGAACTTCAGGAATTCCGCGTTGAGCGGGACCTCACCTGGTTCCACCACGTATTAGAGGCGCCACGCGAAAAAATATGGCTGCTCTGGCGGACGGCGACTCCGGAAGGCAAGCCCCTGTTACGGAGCCCTTTTCTCAATGACGTGCTGCGCCTGTTCCCGGGGGAGAACATCGAACGGGCGCCCCTGCGCGCGGGCCAGTATTATCCGCCCCTATCCGATGCCGCCTCCACGCGCGACGCGCTGAACAACGTGTTCGCGACGAAATCGAAGCTGCCCGAGCTCCTTGCGGCCCGGTTTGTTTGCGTGACGCGCGGCGCGGACATCGAGAAACGCCGGTACAGTTCCGCGCCGTTCGATGCTTCTGACGGTGTGCTTGCCGAAGTCCGGAATAAGGAAATCGCTGCCGCGACGTACGGCGAGGACCATGTTTTCAGCGCAACGGAACTGGAGATCTACCGCACGTGCCCGTTCAAGTTTTTTGCTTTGCGGATGTTGCGTCTCATGCAGGTCGAACGGCCGGACACGTCTTTCGACCGGATCGAGCTGGGAATCGTGGTTCACCGGGTGCTGGAAGAGTTTCACAGACGCTACGAGGGCGTGCCGCTGGGGGGGATTCCGCCGCGCGAGGCGGCGGAAACGATGCGCGCGCTGGTCGAGTCGGTTTTCGATGAGCGGAAAGGGCGCATGATCACAGTCCCCGAGGGCATTGCTGCAGCGGAGCGGCTGTCCCTGCACGAGCGCCTGCAGCAGTATCTCGAAATCGAGCGCGAGGAAGAATCCGCGTGGCGCCCGTCGCAGTTCGAAGCGGTTTTTGGTCAAGAGAACTGCCCGTATCAGCCTTTGCCCATTCAAACGGAGGCCGGTCTTTTGCGGATGTGCGGACGCATTGACCGCATCGACGCAGGGGACGGAGGGTTCCGCGTGATCGACTACAAGACGGGTTCATTGCCGAAAGCGGAGTTTGTGAAACAGGGCGTCTCGTTGCAGCTCGTGGTTTATGCGCTTGCCCTGGAAAAGGTCATCGCGCCCGGCGCCACGTGCGTAGAAGGCCTGTTGCTCAAAGTAGGCACTCGGGATAAGCAGCGTATTCGCGAAGATGGCCGGACAACCTGGGAGCACGCGAAAGAGGGGTTTCTCAGCGGGGTGACCGCTGCCCTCAGGGGGATTCGCGGCGGGTGGTTTCCGCCGACGCCGCAACCCGACGTATGCGCGTATTGCGACGCACGGCGGATGTGCCGCATTGATTCTTCGCGGATCGAGCGCAAGCTGGAGAATGCCGGATGA